The proteins below come from a single Dermacentor albipictus isolate Rhodes 1998 colony chromosome 7, USDA_Dalb.pri_finalv2, whole genome shotgun sequence genomic window:
- the LOC139047737 gene encoding zinc finger protein 850-like, with protein sequence MPFHCHFCPRSFMVKSALKKHLHIHTGEKPFQCPSCPQSFSQKCTLNQHLRTHTGEKPFQCPSCPQSFSQKFTLNRHLRTHTGERPFQCPSCPQSFSQKDYLNQHLRTHTGERPFQCSACPQSFSSKNTLNQHLRTHTGEKPFQCPSCPQSFSRKFTLNQHLRTHTGERPFQCPSCPQSFSQKGHLNQHLRTHTGEKPFQCPSCPQSFSQKSTLNQHLRAHTGDKPFQCPLCPQSFSLKSNLNKHLRTHTGEKPFQCPSCPQSFSQKFTLDRHLPIHTGERPYQCPACPQSFSQKYVLNKHLRTHTGEKPFQCPSCPQSFSEKFTLNRHLPIHTGERPYQCPACPQSFSQKYVLNQHLRTHTGERPLQCPSCHQSFSQKGHLNQHLHTHTGEKPFQCPSCPQSFSRKSVLNKHLRTHTGEKPFQCPSCPQSFSQKFTLNQHLRTHTGERPFQCPACPQSYSRKSVLNQHLRSHTGEKPFQCPSCPQSFSQKGHLNQHLRTHTGEKPFQCPSCPQSFSLKNTLNKHLCTHTGEKPFQCPSCPQSFSQKFTLNRHLPIHTGERPYQCPACPRSFSQKYVLNKHLRTHTGKKPFQCPSCPQSFSEKFTLNQHLRTHTGERPFQCPSCPQSFSQKGNLNQHLRTHTGEKPFQCPSCPQSFSRKSVLNKHLRTHTGEKPFQCPSCPQSFSQKFTLDQHLRTHTGERPFQCPACPQSFSRKSVLNQHLRSHTGEKPFQCPSCPQSFSQKGHLNQHLRTHTGEKPFQCPSCPQSFSLKNTLNKHLRTHTGEKPFQRPSYPQSFSQKFTLNQHLRTHTSERPFQCPLCPQSFSQKSTWKVHQHFH encoded by the coding sequence ATGCCCTTTCATTGCCACTTCTGTCCTAGGAGCTTCATGGTGAAATCTGCACTGAAGAAGCACCTGCAcatccacacaggcgagaagccatttcagtgcccttcgtgccctcaaagcttctcacaaaAATGTACTCTGAACCAGCATCTGCGCACCCACACGggagagaagccatttcaatgcccttcgtgccctcagagcttctcacaaaaatTTACTCTGAACCGACACCTACGAACCCatacaggcgagaggccatttcagtgcccgtcttgccctcaaagcttctcacaaaaggaTTATCTCAAccagcacctgcgcacccacacaggcgagaggccatttcagtgctctgcatgccctcaaagcttctcatcGAAAAATACTCTGAACCAGCATCTGCGCACCCACACGGgggagaagccatttcaatgcccttcgtgccctcagagcttctcacgaaaatttactctgaaccaacacctgcgaacccacacaggcgagaggccatttcagtgcccgtcttgccctcaaagcttctctcAAAAGGGTCATCTCAAccagcacctgcgcacccacacaggagaaaagccatttcaatgcccttcatgccctcagagcttctcccAAAAGAGTACTCTGAACCAGCACCTGCGCGCCCACACAGGAGataagccatttcaatgccctttatgccctcagagcttctcactgAAAAGTAATCTGAACaagcacctgcgcacccacacaggagagaagccatttcaatgcccttcgtgccctcagagcttctcacaaaaatTTACTCTGGACCGACACCTGCCAATCCACACAGGTGAGAGGCCATATCAGTGTCCTgcatgccctcaaagcttctcacaaaagtATGTTCTGAAcaaacacctgcgcacccacacaggagagaagccatttcaatgtccttcgtgccctcagagcttctcagaAAAATTTACTCTGAACCGACACCTGCCAATCCACACAGGTGAGAGGCCATATCAGTGCCCTgcatgccctcaaagcttctcacaaaagtatgttctgaaccaacacctgcgaacccacacaggcgagaggccattgcAGTGCCCGTCTTGCCATCAAAGCTTCTCTCAAAAGGGTCATCTCAACCagcacctgcacacccacacaggagaaaagccatttcaatgcccttcatgccctcagagcttctcacgaaagagtgTTCTGAACaagcacctgcgcacccacacaggagagaagccatttcaatgtccttcatgccctcagagcttttCACAAAAATTTACTCTGAAccaacacctgcgcacccacacaggcgagaggccatttcagtgccctgcaTGCCCTCAAAGCTACTCACGAAAGAGTGTTCTGAACCAACACCTGCGCTCCCACAcgggcgagaagccatttcagtgcccgtcttgccctcaaagcttctctcAAAAGGGTCATCTCAAccagcacctgcgcacccacacaggagaaaagccatttcaatgcccttcatgccctcagagcttctcactgAAAAATACTCTGAACAAGCACCTGTGCACCCACACAGGAGaaaagccatttcaatgcccttcgtgccctcagagcttctcacaaaaatTTACTCTGAACCGACACCTGCCAATCCACACAGGTGAGAGGCCATATCAGTGCCCTGCATGCCCTCGAAGCTTCTCACAAAAGTATGTTCTGAAcaaacacctgcgcacccacacaggaaagaagccatttcaatgtccttcgtgccctcagagcttctcagaAAAATTTACTCTGAACCAACACCTGCgaacccacacaggcgagaggccatttcagtgcccgtcttgccctcaaagcttctctcAAAAGGGTAATCTCAAccagcacctgcgcacccacacaggagaaaagccatttcaatgcccttcatgccctcagagcttctcacgaaagagtgTTCTGAACaagcacctgcgcacccacacaggagagaagccatttcaatgtcCTTCGTGCCCTCAGAGCTTTTCACAAAAATTTACTCTGGAccaacacctgcgcacccacacaggcgagaggccatttcagtgccctgcatgccctcaaagcttctcacgaaagagtgTTCTGAACCAACACCTGCGCTCCCACAcgggcgagaagccatttcagtgtccgtcttgccctcaaagcttctctcAAAAGGGTCATCTCAAccagcacctgcgcacccacacaggagaaaagccatttcaatgcccttcatgccctcagagcttctcactgAAAAATACTCTGAACaagcacctgcgcacccacacaggagaGAAGCCTTTTCAACGTCCTTCGtaccctcagagcttctcacaaaaatttactctgaaccaacacctgcgcacccacacaagcgagaggccatttcagtgccctttgtGCCCTCAAAGCTTTTCACAAAAGTCGACATGGAAGGTTCACCAGCACTTCCACTAA